Proteins from one Streptomyces sp. NBC_00289 genomic window:
- a CDS encoding response regulator transcription factor, whose protein sequence is MKHYERVDKVRLLVVDDDPPIADLVATVARYEGWEAATANSGEEALRLAAEFHPDIVVLDLMLPDVDGFGVLDRLRAVGTMVPVVFLTARDTVADRVAGLTRGGDDYLVKPFAVEELMARLRTVLRRSAGPGFQRSVLRVADLTMDEDTRQVRRGDRLLTLTPTEYEVLRYLMRKSPTVLTKAQILDHVWEYGFGGRSNVVELVVSRLRRKLDEPAEDRTPLIHTVRGFGYVVRQAAE, encoded by the coding sequence GTGAAGCACTATGAGCGGGTGGACAAAGTACGCCTCCTCGTCGTGGACGACGACCCGCCGATCGCCGACCTCGTCGCCACGGTCGCCCGCTACGAGGGCTGGGAGGCGGCCACCGCGAACTCCGGCGAGGAGGCGCTGCGGCTGGCCGCCGAGTTCCACCCGGACATCGTGGTGCTGGACCTGATGCTGCCGGACGTGGACGGTTTCGGCGTCCTCGACCGGCTGCGCGCCGTGGGCACGATGGTGCCCGTGGTGTTCCTCACGGCCCGCGACACCGTCGCCGACCGGGTCGCGGGGCTGACCCGCGGCGGTGACGACTACCTGGTCAAGCCATTCGCGGTGGAGGAGCTCATGGCCCGGCTGCGGACCGTGCTGCGGCGCAGCGCCGGCCCCGGTTTCCAGCGTTCCGTGCTGCGGGTCGCGGACCTGACGATGGACGAGGACACCCGCCAGGTGCGGCGCGGCGACCGGCTGCTCACCCTCACCCCGACCGAGTACGAGGTGCTGCGCTACCTGATGCGCAAGTCCCCCACCGTGCTGACCAAGGCGCAGATCCTCGACCATGTGTGGGAGTACGGCTTCGGGGGCCGCTCCAACGTCGTCGAGCTGGTCGTCAGCCGGCTCCGCCGCAAGCTCGACGAGCCCGCCGAGGACAGGACGCCGCTCATCCACACGGTCCGGGGCTTCGGGTACGTGGTCCGGCAGGCGGCCGAGTGA
- a CDS encoding FAD:protein FMN transferase, with translation MRRVEQVMGFPVSLRIDGEGEFGAAADAVFAWLRETDARFSPFKADSEVSRLDRGELPADAVSADLAEILDLCEHYRAVTGGAFDVRLPGRGLDPCAVVKGWSVQRAAELLTAAGASRFCLNAGGDVVASGGPWRVGVRHPEHADRLCTVLELTDGAVATSARYERGDHIIDGRSGRPATGLLSLTVVAPTLTEADSVATAAFAMGAEGVEWAAGLDGCEVFAVDADRRVLRTPGLPVAEKRPAAA, from the coding sequence GTGCGGCGCGTCGAGCAGGTGATGGGCTTCCCGGTCTCGCTGCGGATCGACGGCGAGGGCGAGTTCGGCGCGGCGGCCGACGCGGTCTTCGCGTGGCTGCGGGAGACCGACGCCCGGTTCAGCCCCTTCAAGGCCGACAGCGAGGTGTCCCGGCTGGACCGGGGCGAGCTGCCGGCCGACGCCGTGAGCGCGGACCTCGCCGAGATCCTCGACCTGTGCGAGCACTACCGGGCCGTGACCGGCGGGGCCTTCGACGTACGGCTGCCCGGCCGTGGTCTCGACCCCTGCGCGGTGGTCAAGGGCTGGTCGGTGCAGCGGGCGGCCGAGCTGCTCACGGCGGCCGGGGCGAGCAGGTTCTGCCTCAACGCCGGCGGTGACGTCGTCGCGTCCGGCGGCCCCTGGCGCGTGGGCGTACGGCATCCCGAGCACGCCGACCGACTGTGCACGGTCCTGGAGCTCACCGACGGGGCGGTCGCGACCTCCGCGCGCTACGAGCGCGGCGACCACATCATCGACGGGCGCAGCGGGCGTCCGGCGACCGGACTGCTCAGCCTGACCGTCGTGGCCCCGACGCTGACCGAGGCGGACTCGGTCGCGACGGCGGCCTTCGCGATGGGCGCCGAGGGTGTCGAGTGGGCCGCCGGTCTCGACGGCTGCGAGGTGTTCGCGGTGGACGCCGACCGGCGTGTGCTGCGCACCCCCGGCCTTCCCGTCGCCGAGAAGCGCCCGGCGGCAGCCTGA
- a CDS encoding ferric reductase-like transmembrane domain-containing protein: protein MTTVQSPSAPPTAIRPRVVARTGLYAVLAVNAAVVTFFFTQAGFASNTLIVLGRLAGLYGALLMAFQLLLVARLPWLDRRIGMDRLTSWHRWTGFGILWTLLAHAVFITFGYAESSSLDPVNQLVDLAETVEGVLRAVVALSVILVVGAVSGRYARRRLAYETWHFIHLYTYAAVVLAFTHQVAVGTTFTSSSAATTYWYAVWGVALGSVVVGRLVLPLWRNWRHQLRVTAVVPESDNVVSIHMTGRDLDRLPARAGQFFLWRFMTRDRWWQANPFSLSAAPDGRTLRLTAKAAGEGTAALRHVKVGTRVFAEGPYGAFTALHRTRPEAVLIAGGVGVTPIRALLEELEGHAVVLYRVATDRDAVLYDELRELAHAKGAALHLVTGPVSPDKLAPAELARLVPDIADRDVFLCGPPPMMNAVLGSLRELGVPKPQIHFERFSLAG, encoded by the coding sequence GTGACGACCGTCCAATCGCCCTCCGCGCCCCCCACGGCGATACGGCCCAGGGTGGTGGCCCGCACGGGCCTGTACGCCGTACTGGCCGTCAACGCGGCCGTGGTGACCTTCTTCTTCACCCAGGCCGGCTTCGCGTCGAACACCCTCATCGTGCTGGGCCGGCTGGCCGGCCTGTACGGCGCGCTCCTGATGGCCTTCCAGTTGCTGCTGGTGGCCCGGCTGCCCTGGCTCGACCGCCGCATCGGCATGGACCGGCTGACCTCCTGGCACCGCTGGACCGGCTTCGGCATCCTCTGGACGCTCCTCGCGCACGCCGTGTTCATCACCTTCGGCTACGCCGAGTCGTCCTCCCTGGACCCGGTGAACCAGCTGGTCGACCTCGCCGAGACCGTCGAAGGCGTGCTCCGCGCCGTCGTCGCGCTGTCGGTCATCCTCGTCGTGGGCGCCGTCTCCGGCCGCTACGCCCGGCGCCGGCTCGCGTACGAGACCTGGCACTTCATCCACCTGTACACGTACGCCGCGGTGGTCCTGGCCTTCACGCACCAGGTCGCGGTCGGTACGACGTTCACCTCCTCGTCCGCGGCCACCACCTACTGGTACGCCGTGTGGGGCGTCGCCCTCGGTTCGGTGGTCGTGGGCCGGCTGGTGCTGCCGCTGTGGCGGAACTGGCGTCACCAGCTGCGCGTCACAGCCGTCGTCCCCGAGTCCGACAACGTGGTCTCGATCCACATGACCGGCCGCGACCTCGACCGGCTGCCCGCCCGGGCCGGCCAGTTCTTCCTGTGGCGCTTCATGACCCGGGACCGCTGGTGGCAGGCCAACCCGTTCTCGCTGTCGGCCGCCCCCGACGGCCGCACGCTCCGGCTCACCGCCAAGGCGGCCGGCGAGGGCACCGCGGCCCTGCGGCACGTGAAGGTCGGCACGCGGGTCTTCGCCGAGGGCCCCTACGGCGCCTTCACCGCCCTGCACCGCACCCGGCCGGAGGCCGTGCTCATCGCCGGCGGCGTGGGCGTCACCCCCATCCGCGCGCTGCTGGAGGAACTGGAGGGCCACGCGGTGGTCCTCTACCGGGTCGCCACCGACCGGGACGCCGTCCTCTACGACGAGCTGCGGGAACTCGCCCACGCCAAGGGCGCCGCACTGCACCTGGTGACCGGGCCGGTCAGCCCCGACAAGCTGGCGCCCGCCGAACTCGCGCGGCTGGTGCCGGACATCGCCGACCGGGACGTCTTCCTGTGCGGGCCGCCGCCGATGATGAACGCGGTGCTGGGCAGCCTGCGCGAGCTGGGTGTGCCCAAGCCGCAGATCCACTTCGAACGCTTCAGCCTGGCCGGCTGA
- a CDS encoding FMN-binding protein has product MKRALPVLVLSIAGLVPLWRYEPSTQTSTTQVAAPAPSASSSATASDSASPSSSSPGSSGASKQVVAGTTVTTEKGPVQVEVTFDGDEITAVRTLQQPDHPQTTAAVPQLIAETLEAQSADIDTVSGATITSDGYRESLQAALDAKSG; this is encoded by the coding sequence GTGAAACGAGCACTGCCCGTCCTTGTCCTGAGCATCGCCGGCCTGGTCCCGCTGTGGCGCTACGAGCCGTCGACGCAGACCTCCACCACCCAGGTCGCCGCCCCGGCCCCGTCGGCGTCCTCCTCCGCGACCGCATCCGACTCTGCCTCCCCGTCGTCGTCCTCCCCGGGGTCCTCCGGCGCGTCCAAGCAGGTGGTCGCGGGGACGACGGTCACCACCGAGAAGGGGCCCGTACAGGTCGAGGTGACCTTCGACGGCGACGAGATCACCGCCGTACGGACGCTCCAGCAGCCCGACCACCCGCAGACGACGGCCGCCGTGCCCCAGCTGATCGCGGAGACGCTCGAGGCGCAGAGCGCGGACATCGACACGGTGTCCGGCGCGACGATCACGAGCGACGGATACCGGGAGTCCCTGCAGGCCGCCCTCGACGCCAAGAGCGGCTGA
- a CDS encoding sensor histidine kinase yields MTGRATRLWRTYRRLRLGTRLALGLGVLSLAVFAVVGTALTMYMRDYLDHQLGQQLKLVQVVQSKDAEAHGTVRRQPYYGWYTAVYDVSGNSAALRTPADVPADTVAFTALAETMARSDTELTRVATIDGKGAYQLRACEVEPGVVLVSAAPTANIDATMRQLITVQVVAFGLALLALVVFGRRMLRRGLKPLSDMAHTAHGIASHNLSESAARLPLRADSPGGGPEVEELRTAFNTMLEHIDDSLAVRAAAEQRLRRFVADASHELRTPLMSVRGYADLFQYAAANAPEERDRHLARLRAEAARMGVLLDDLLLLARLDAAEVETPLRPEQADLTELVEQAADAFRASHPDHPLTVAHDAGALELRLDPQRIRQVLDNLLTNAAVHTPPGTAVSVTVSTEPGAALVRVTDVGPGIPPADRERVFDRFYRVDKARSRDRGGSGLGLAVATALVRAHGGTIDLSDAPGSTVFTVTLPLGR; encoded by the coding sequence GTGACCGGGCGGGCGACCCGGCTGTGGCGGACGTACCGCAGGCTCCGGCTGGGCACCCGGCTGGCCCTCGGCCTCGGGGTGCTGTCGCTCGCGGTGTTCGCCGTGGTCGGCACCGCGCTGACCATGTACATGCGTGACTACCTGGACCATCAGTTGGGCCAGCAGCTGAAGCTCGTGCAGGTCGTGCAGTCCAAGGACGCCGAGGCGCACGGCACGGTCAGACGACAGCCGTACTACGGCTGGTACACGGCCGTGTACGACGTGTCGGGGAACTCGGCGGCCCTGCGCACGCCCGCCGACGTGCCCGCCGACACCGTGGCGTTCACGGCCCTCGCCGAGACGATGGCACGCTCGGACACCGAGCTCACCCGCGTGGCGACGATCGACGGGAAGGGCGCCTACCAACTGCGGGCCTGCGAGGTCGAACCGGGCGTGGTGCTGGTCAGCGCCGCGCCCACCGCGAACATCGACGCCACGATGCGGCAGCTGATCACCGTGCAGGTCGTCGCGTTCGGTCTCGCGCTGCTGGCACTCGTGGTGTTCGGCCGGCGGATGCTGCGGCGCGGTCTGAAGCCGCTCAGCGACATGGCGCACACCGCCCACGGCATCGCCTCCCACAACCTGTCCGAGTCGGCGGCCCGGCTCCCGCTGCGCGCCGACAGTCCGGGCGGCGGTCCCGAGGTGGAGGAGCTGCGCACCGCCTTCAACACCATGCTGGAGCACATCGACGACTCCCTCGCGGTCCGCGCGGCGGCCGAACAGCGGCTGCGCCGCTTCGTCGCGGACGCCTCGCACGAGCTGCGGACGCCGTTGATGTCCGTACGCGGGTACGCCGACCTCTTCCAGTACGCGGCCGCCAACGCCCCCGAGGAACGGGACCGGCACCTGGCCCGGCTGCGGGCCGAGGCCGCGCGGATGGGCGTCCTGCTGGACGACCTGCTGCTGCTCGCCCGCCTGGACGCAGCCGAGGTGGAGACGCCGCTGCGGCCGGAGCAGGCGGATCTGACGGAGCTCGTCGAGCAGGCGGCCGACGCGTTCCGGGCGAGCCACCCGGACCACCCGCTGACGGTGGCGCACGACGCCGGGGCGCTGGAGCTGCGCCTCGATCCGCAGCGCATCCGGCAGGTCCTGGACAACCTGCTGACGAACGCCGCCGTGCACACCCCGCCCGGCACGGCGGTGTCCGTGACCGTCTCGACCGAGCCCGGCGCGGCCCTGGTCCGGGTCACCGACGTCGGCCCCGGTATCCCGCCCGCCGACCGGGAGCGGGTCTTCGACCGCTTCTACCGCGTCGACAAGGCCCGCAGCCGCGACCGCGGCGGCAGCGGCCTGGGCCTCGCGGTCGCGACCGCCCTGGTCCGCGCACACGGCGGCACGATCGACCTGTCCGACGCCCCGGGAAGCACGGTGTTCACGGTGACACTCCCCCTGGGCCGCTGA
- a CDS encoding NAD-dependent epimerase/dehydratase family protein produces MRVLVTGGAGFIGCQIVRALEANGHEPVVYDVRAHPGSDVRDPGAVGRAVAGVDAVCHQAAMVGLGAGFADAAEYVSRNDLGTAVLLTAMAESGVRRLVLAGSMVVYGEGRYTCERHGVVRPGPRAVDDLDAGRFEPTCPRCGADLSPGLVAEDAPADPRNVYATTKLAQEHLAAAWARATGGSAVSLRYHNVYGPGMPRDTPYAGVASFFRSALARGEAPRVFEDGGQRRDFVHVRDVAAANVAALEAGSPEGALTAYNTGSGEPHTVGEMARALAAAYGGPEPAVTGEYRLGDVRHITADSARLRAELGWKAETAFEEGMREFAHAPLGTG; encoded by the coding sequence ATGCGTGTACTGGTCACCGGCGGTGCCGGGTTCATCGGGTGTCAGATCGTCAGGGCACTGGAGGCGAACGGGCACGAGCCCGTCGTGTACGACGTCCGGGCCCACCCGGGGTCCGACGTGCGGGACCCCGGCGCGGTCGGCCGCGCCGTGGCCGGCGTGGACGCCGTCTGCCATCAGGCGGCGATGGTCGGCCTGGGCGCGGGCTTCGCCGACGCGGCGGAGTACGTGTCCCGCAACGACCTCGGCACCGCCGTCCTGCTCACCGCCATGGCGGAGTCGGGCGTACGGCGGCTGGTGCTGGCCGGGTCCATGGTGGTGTACGGCGAGGGGCGGTACACGTGCGAGCGGCACGGGGTGGTGCGGCCGGGGCCACGGGCCGTCGACGACCTGGACGCCGGACGCTTCGAGCCGACCTGCCCGAGGTGCGGCGCCGACCTCTCCCCCGGGCTCGTCGCCGAGGACGCCCCGGCCGACCCGCGGAACGTGTACGCCACCACCAAGCTCGCCCAGGAACACCTGGCGGCCGCGTGGGCCCGGGCCACGGGCGGCTCGGCGGTGTCGCTGCGCTACCACAACGTGTACGGGCCCGGTATGCCGCGCGACACCCCGTACGCGGGCGTCGCCTCCTTCTTCCGCTCGGCGCTCGCCCGCGGCGAGGCACCGCGGGTCTTCGAGGACGGCGGTCAGCGGCGGGACTTCGTCCACGTGCGGGACGTGGCCGCGGCCAACGTGGCGGCGCTGGAGGCCGGTTCACCCGAGGGCGCGCTCACGGCGTACAACACCGGGAGCGGCGAGCCGCACACGGTCGGCGAGATGGCCCGCGCCCTGGCCGCCGCGTACGGCGGCCCCGAGCCCGCCGTCACCGGCGAGTACCGCCTCGGAGACGTCCGGCACATCACGGCGGACTCGGCCCGGCTGCGGGCCGAACTGGGCTGGAAGGCGGAGACCGCGTTCGAGGAGGGAATGCGGGAGTTCGCCCACGCCCCCCTGGGCACCGGCTGA